The Cetobacterium sp. 8H DNA window ATACTCCTGTTTGTGAAATACAAACAATTCGATTTAATAAAGAGATTGAAAAATTACAGGATGTTGTTCTTCTTACTATATCTATGGACTTACCTTTTGCGCTTAATAGATTTTGTGGGGCTAAAGATATAAAAAATGCTATCACAACATCTGATTATAAAGATAGAGAGTTTTCTCACAACTATGGTCTATATATAAAAGAGCTTGGGCTAATTTCAAGAGCCGTTATTATAATTGACAAAAATGGAAAAATTAGATATACAGAATATTTAAAAGAGATTACAGAAGAACCTGATTATACAAAAGCTCTTGAGGCTCTTAAAAAGTACTAAAATCAAAAGAATTATGACCTTCTATGGTACGAAAAAAATAAAAATGGTTCTTTCCAACATTAGTTGGTTAGAACCATTTTT harbors:
- the tpx gene encoding thiol peroxidase, whose translation is MERKDAITFGGSPLTLIGKELLVGDTAPNFTVTKTDLSPLSLKEFLGKTIVISAMPSIDTPVCEIQTIRFNKEIEKLQDVVLLTISMDLPFALNRFCGAKDIKNAITTSDYKDREFSHNYGLYIKELGLISRAVIIIDKNGKIRYTEYLKEITEEPDYTKALEALKKY